In one Suricata suricatta isolate VVHF042 chromosome 9, meerkat_22Aug2017_6uvM2_HiC, whole genome shotgun sequence genomic region, the following are encoded:
- the CDCA4 gene encoding LOW QUALITY PROTEIN: cell division cycle-associated protein 4 (The sequence of the model RefSeq protein was modified relative to this genomic sequence to represent the inferred CDS: inserted 2 bases in 1 codon), whose protein sequence is MVLLYFLVWNLMGTMFARGLKRKRAEAGPDAGGVWAGVQAAPSYALQRQSLLDMSLVKLQLCRMLVEPSLCRSVLIANTVRQIQEEMTQDGTWRVAAPQTAGRAPLDRLVSTEILCRPGREQEGQGDGPPPALGQAPRRPQSSPWGVDGSXXXXXXXXXXXXXXXXXXXXXXXXXXXXXXXXXXXFAPAPAAPPGSSCRSDLGELEHAVEILVET, encoded by the exons GGCACGATGTTCGCgcgagggctgaagaggaagagggCCGAGGCCGGGCCGGACGCGGGCGGAGTCTGGGCTGGCGTGCAGGCGGCGCCCTCCTACGCCCTGCAGCGGCAGTCCCTCCTGGACATGTCCCTCGTCAAGCTCCAGCTGTGCCGCATGCTGGTCGAGCCCAGCCTCTGCCGCTCGGTCCTCATAGCCAACACGGTCCGGCAGATCCAGGAGGAGATGACCCAGGACGGGACCTGGCGGGTGGCGGCACCCCAGACCGCAGGGCGGGCGCCCCTGGACCGCCTCGTCTCCACGGAGATCCTGTGCCGTCCGGGGCGGGAGCAGGAGGGCCAAGGAGACGGCCCCCCGCCAGCCCTGGGACAGGCCCCGCGGCGCCCGCAGAGCAGCCCCTGGGGAGTGGACGGCTC CNNNNNNNNNNNNNNNNNNNNNNNNNNNNNNNNNNNNNNNNNNNNNNNNNNNNNNNNNNNNNNNNNNNNNNNNNNNNNNNNNNNNNNNNNNNNNNNNNNNNCCTTCGCCCCCGCGCCCGCCGCGCCCCCCGGCTCCAGCTGCAGGTCGGACCTGGGCGAGCTGGAGCACGCGGTGGAGATCCTGGTGGAGACCTGA